The following is a genomic window from Geobacillus subterraneus.
CTCATCATAGGCTTTTCGTACAAAATGGTGCCGATGTTCTCGCTCGCCCACGGCTTTTCGCTGCGGCCGGCGCGTTACGTCTATGCGCTGTACATCAGCGGGATTGCTGTGGCGTTCGCCAGCTTATTCTTGCGAAGCCACGCATGGCTTGCAGCCGGTGCAGCCTTGCTCATGGGCGGATTCGCCGTTTTCGCCTGGCATATCCGCGCCATTTTGCAAAAGCGGATGAAAAAAACGCTTGACCGCCCGTTCCAATTTTCCTTGGCGGCGGTGGCCATCGGCCTTGCGCTGCACGTTGCCGCCTTTGCCGCCATCGTTGTCGGCAGTGGACGGTGGCTTGGCATCATTGTTTATCTATTCATTGTTGGCTGGATTCTGTTTAGCATCATCGGCTATTTGTTTAAAATCGTGCCGTTTTTATGGTGGACGCACCGCTACAGCGAAAAAGTCGGCCAACAACACGTGCCGACGTTAAAGCAAATGATGAACGAGCGGGCCGTCGCCGTTCAATGCCGCCTATGGCTCGCCGCCCTGACGCTGGCGGCGGTCTCCCTTGCGACCGCGAGCGTGCCGCTGTTGGCCGTCGCTCAAACACTGCTGGCTGGATTAAGCATCGCCTTTGCCGGCACGATGTTAGCAGTTTTCCGAAAATAAGCGAATGAGGAGGAAAAAAACGATGGATGTCCGCGAACTTGCCCTGCAACAGCTGAAAACAGTCATAGATCCGGAGCTTGGCATTAACGTTGTCGATTTAGGATTGATTTATGACTTAAAAATCGAGGATGGGCATATCAATGTCCTGATGACGCTCACGACCCCGGGCTGCCCGCTTCACGACTCGATCGCCGGCGGCGTCAAACGGGTGCTTGAACAAATCGACGGCGTCCGCGACGTGCGCGTCCAAGTGACATGGAATCCGCCATGGACGCCGGAGCGGATGAGCGAAGACGCGCTCCGGCAGCTTGGGCATTTTTCCTGAAACGGGCCGCTGTTCATCCCCTTTTCGCCGTCCGCCCGCGTTGGGCGGACGGTTGTTTCATTGTCCTGCAACTGCTGAACACTCCCCACCCTTTATTTTTGTATCATATAGAAAAAACAAGAACCATCGCTTGGCTATTTAAAGGAAAAACGAATCGAGGCCGCGAATCATATACCAAGAGGTGAGAGCGATGTTTGCTAAAATCGACGAGCTGAAACAACGGTTGGATGCGTTGCGCCCTTTGCCTCCAGGGTTGGTGAAAAACTTGCGGGAATCATTTCGGATCGAATGGACGTACCATTCGAACGCCATCGAAGGCAATACGTTAACCTTGCTGGAAACAAAGCTAGTCATAGAAGAAGGGATTACCATTGGCGGGAAACGGCTTAAGGAACATTTGGAAGCTATTAACCATGCGGAGGCGATTGACTTTATTGAAGAGTTAGTCGCAAACAAAGAACATTTGACTGAGCACGTGTTGAAACAGGTCCATTATTTAGTCTTAAAGAGCATTGACAATGAAAATGCCGGGAAATATCGAACATACAATGTGCGCATTTCCGGCAGCTCGTACACCCCCCCTCACTTTTTGCATATACAAGATGAAATGAATCAATTGTTTTCTTGGTATGAAACGAATCAATATGCTCTTCATCCAATCGAACTGGCGGCTCGTTTCCATTTTCAGCTCGTATCCATTCATCCATTTGCTGACGGAAATGGACGAACTGCCCGCTTAATGATGAATTTCATTTTAATGCAGCATGGCTATCCGCCCGCTATTGTGAAAGCAAACCCAGAACAGCGCCGGAAGTATTACGAAACGCTGGAAAAAGCGAGCGTCGAGGGTGAGGTTACTCCGTTCATTCAACTGATCGCCGCATGTGTCGAAGAAAGCTTGCGCCACTATTTGTACGCGTTAGGGATGGAAGACGAATGAAACAGTACAAGAAAAAGACACGGAAGTGGACATGATTCCGTGTCTTTCTTGCTCCAATTCTAAGGTTGGCATTTGATCGGCTATTCAAGCAACACGTTCCACAACCACGCCATCAAAGGAACGATGACAAAAAAAGCGAAGGCGATGTATCCGACATATCGAATCCACCGGGGAAATCCTCGCCAATCGAGGGCTTCCCGCTTCATCGCCCCTCCCGCAGCGATCCGATCCAACTCTTCGGTCGGCGAAAACACCCGGTCGTCCACCCGTTGAACCTCTTCTATCCGTTGCGTTTCATGCCTCTCTTCTTCTCGAGATCCCTTCATGACGCCCCCTCTTCCCTATGATTTTCCTAAACAGAACAAAACATCTAACAACCGCCATCCCAAACATCCAACCGAATCCGCTTTGCTGTTTTCCTCTGCATTATACCGTCTCTCGTTGTCAGAAAGCACCACTATTTTCCACGAAGGAGGACAAATCCCCCAGAGGGGCGGAAAACGGTCCGTTCCCCGTTGCCCGGAGCCCCCGTTCATTCCTTCACCCGCAGCAGGCGCATGCTGTTGAATGTCACGAGCAGCGTCGCGCCCATATCGGCGAACACCGCGAGCCAAAGGGTGAGCCAGCCCGGGACGGCGGCCACGAGTGCCAGCACTTTAAGCCCTAAGGCGACGGCGATGTTTTGCCGGATGACGGCAAGCGTTCGGCGCCCAAGGTGGACGGTGTACGGCAGCTGGCGCAAATCGTCGGCCATGAGCACAACATCGGCTGTTTCCAAGGCGGCATCCGTCCCCGCCCCGCCCATCGCCACACCAATATCGGCCGCGGCCAAGGCAGGGGCGTCATTCACCCCGTCGCCGACCATGGCGGTCATGCCGCAACGTTCTTTCAGCTCGCGGATCGCCGCCAGCTTCTGTTCCGGAAGGAGCTCGGCGCGAATATCGGATACGCCCGCTTGACGGCCGATGGCCTGTGCGGTTTGCTCGTGGTCGCCCGTCACCATCACCACTTCCGCCACCCCAAGGCGCCGCAGCGCGGCAACCGTTTCCGGGGCGGACAGCCGCAGTTGATCGGCCGCGGCGACAAGCCCCAACAGCCGATCGGCCGTGCCGACGGCCATCACGGTTTTTCCTTCGTCCCGAAAGGCAGAGATTTGCTTTTCCGCTTCATCGGGCAACTTCCCGATCCAACTGGTAAACAAAGCGGGGCTGCCGATATAGTACGTGTTCCCCGCAATCACCGCCTTCACTCCTTGGCCGGTGAGCGATTGAAACTCCTCGACGGCCACATCAAGAAACGGTGCTCCCTCTTCTTCCGCCCGGCGGACGATAGCCGAAGCCAAAGGGTGCTGCGACCGTTTTTCGATGGCGGCGGCGATGGCCAACAGCTGCTCACGTGTTCCTTCATACACGACGACATCGGTCACGGCTGGTTTCCCTTTCGTCAACGTCCCGGTTTTGTCAAAAGCAACGGCACGCAGCCGGCCGATTTGTTCGAGATGCACGCCGCCTTTGATGAGCACGCCGCGCCGAGCCGCGTTTCCGATGGCCGTCACAATCGCCACCGGGGTGGAGATGACGAGCGCGCACGGGCAGCCGATGACAAGAACGGCAAGACCGCGGTAAATCCAATCAAGCCACTCCCCGCCCATCACGAGCGGCGGAACGATGGCGATCAGAAGCGCGGTCACGATAATAAACGGCGTATAATAGCGAGCAAACCGGTCGACGAACGCTTGCGACGGCGCCCGCTCCGCTTGCGCCTCTTCTACAAGATCAATCATTTTCGCCAATGTCGTTTCATCCGCCCGCTTTGTCACTTCAACTTCGAGGAATCCTTCTCCATTCAGCGTCCCGGCAAACACTGCATCCCCCACTGCTTTTTCCACCGGCAGACTTTCGCCGGTGATCGCCGCTTCATTCACTGTGGAGGCGCCGCTTATGACAATGCCGTCCAAAGCGATTTTTCCACCCGGCTTGACGATCATGACATCCCCGACGCGAACGTCTTCGACCGGAACGGTCACCTCCTCCGCACCGCGCCGAATCGTCGCTGCAGCGGGCGCCATCTCCATCAACGAGGCGATCGACCGCCGTGCTCGATCCATCGAGTAGCTCTCGAGCGCTTCGCTGATGGCAAATAAAATGACAACGACTGCTCCCTCTTGCCATTCGCCGATCGCCGCCGCACCGAGAATAGCGATCGTCATTAATGTTTTCATATCAAACTGCCAGCGGGCCAGATTCCGGAGCCCCGTCCAGAACAGGGAGTAGCCGCCGATCACGATCGCCGCCAAATACATCGCAATCGCCAGCATCCCCTTGTCTG
Proteins encoded in this region:
- a CDS encoding metal-sulfur cluster assembly factor, whose protein sequence is MDVRELALQQLKTVIDPELGINVVDLGLIYDLKIEDGHINVLMTLTTPGCPLHDSIAGGVKRVLEQIDGVRDVRVQVTWNPPWTPERMSEDALRQLGHFS
- a CDS encoding Fic family protein, encoding MFAKIDELKQRLDALRPLPPGLVKNLRESFRIEWTYHSNAIEGNTLTLLETKLVIEEGITIGGKRLKEHLEAINHAEAIDFIEELVANKEHLTEHVLKQVHYLVLKSIDNENAGKYRTYNVRISGSSYTPPHFLHIQDEMNQLFSWYETNQYALHPIELAARFHFQLVSIHPFADGNGRTARLMMNFILMQHGYPPAIVKANPEQRRKYYETLEKASVEGEVTPFIQLIAACVEESLRHYLYALGMEDE
- a CDS encoding heavy metal translocating P-type ATPase, with amino-acid sequence MGNEQTLDRLEAKTYRVQGLTCTNCAAKFEQNVKSLPGVKEAKVNFGAAKLTVWGEATIDELEQAGAFERLKIREERERTVQREPFWKRKENRNVFASVALLLFGVAADAADKGMLAIAMYLAAIVIGGYSLFWTGLRNLARWQFDMKTLMTIAILGAAAIGEWQEGAVVVILFAISEALESYSMDRARRSIASLMEMAPAAATIRRGAEEVTVPVEDVRVGDVMIVKPGGKIALDGIVISGASTVNEAAITGESLPVEKAVGDAVFAGTLNGEGFLEVEVTKRADETTLAKMIDLVEEAQAERAPSQAFVDRFARYYTPFIIVTALLIAIVPPLVMGGEWLDWIYRGLAVLVIGCPCALVISTPVAIVTAIGNAARRGVLIKGGVHLEQIGRLRAVAFDKTGTLTKGKPAVTDVVVYEGTREQLLAIAAAIEKRSQHPLASAIVRRAEEEGAPFLDVAVEEFQSLTGQGVKAVIAGNTYYIGSPALFTSWIGKLPDEAEKQISAFRDEGKTVMAVGTADRLLGLVAAADQLRLSAPETVAALRRLGVAEVVMVTGDHEQTAQAIGRQAGVSDIRAELLPEQKLAAIRELKERCGMTAMVGDGVNDAPALAAADIGVAMGGAGTDAALETADVVLMADDLRQLPYTVHLGRRTLAVIRQNIAVALGLKVLALVAAVPGWLTLWLAVFADMGATLLVTFNSMRLLRVKE